One region of Chlorobiota bacterium genomic DNA includes:
- a CDS encoding Glu/Leu/Phe/Val dehydrogenase — MALLDSMVEYGHEQVVFCSDPVSGLRAIIAIHNTTLGPALGGTRMWHYKSDSAAREDVLRLSRGMTYKAAISGLNLGGGKAVIIGDSRRNKSEALFRSFGRFVQGLGGRYITAEDVGTSVADMAWVRMETNYVTGVNSAGGSGDPSPFTAYGVYHGIKAAAKKAFGNDSLQRRKIAVQGAGNVASHLIAHLVHEGAKVTVSDIYDDKVQQLVADHGVATVAPEAIYDVDCDIFAPCALGACINDDTIPRLHARVIAGGANNQLDDPARHAPILRERGILYIPDYVINAGGLMNVALELEGYSRERALLRAESIYGIVENILKVSEAQGILTVEASDRLAEERINAIGHIKQRHV; from the coding sequence ATGGCTCTTCTTGATTCAATGGTAGAGTATGGCCACGAGCAAGTGGTCTTCTGCTCGGACCCCGTTTCTGGGTTGCGGGCAATTATCGCTATTCACAACACCACGCTGGGACCCGCGCTTGGGGGAACCCGAATGTGGCATTACAAATCCGACAGCGCCGCGCGCGAGGACGTGCTGCGGCTTTCGCGTGGGATGACCTACAAGGCCGCCATTTCCGGGCTGAATTTGGGGGGAGGGAAGGCGGTGATTATTGGCGATTCGCGCCGCAATAAGTCCGAGGCTCTCTTCCGTTCGTTCGGGCGGTTTGTGCAAGGGTTGGGGGGGCGTTACATCACAGCCGAAGACGTTGGGACCTCCGTTGCCGACATGGCATGGGTGCGGATGGAAACCAACTACGTCACCGGGGTGAACAGTGCCGGGGGAAGCGGCGACCCCTCGCCGTTCACTGCCTACGGCGTCTATCATGGAATCAAAGCGGCAGCGAAAAAAGCGTTCGGGAACGACTCGCTGCAGCGGCGCAAAATTGCGGTGCAAGGGGCGGGGAACGTCGCCAGCCACTTGATTGCACATCTGGTTCACGAGGGGGCAAAGGTCACCGTGTCGGACATCTACGACGACAAGGTCCAGCAGTTGGTGGCCGACCACGGCGTTGCCACCGTTGCGCCGGAAGCGATCTACGACGTTGATTGCGACATCTTTGCCCCATGCGCGTTGGGGGCTTGCATCAACGACGACACCATCCCCCGGCTTCACGCACGGGTGATTGCCGGCGGGGCCAACAACCAGCTGGACGACCCCGCACGCCACGCCCCAATCTTGCGCGAGCGTGGAATCTTGTATATCCCCGATTATGTGATTAATGCCGGCGGGCTGATGAACGTGGCGTTGGAGCTTGAAGGCTACTCGCGCGAGCGGGCACTGCTCCGCGCCGAAAGCATCTATGGAATCGTGGAAAATATCTTGAAGGTAAGCGAAGCCCAGGGGATACTAACCGTTGAGGCATCCGATCGTTTAGCAGAAGAGCGAATCAACGCAATCGGGCATATCAAACAGCGGCACGTGTAA
- the nusB gene encoding transcription antitermination factor NusB, producing MNDDDIQPTPATRRLVRERVMQTLYAHELGREHGGEPVEFLAMQIVQPELKGDSVLMEFAQDLLRRVVNNLTELDAIIRSLAENWDFSRIAPIDKVLLRMAITEILYFPEIPARVTINEVIEIAKRYSTDKSGIFLNGVLDGVIAKLKKEGRFKKSGRGLLDHE from the coding sequence ATGAACGACGACGACATCCAACCCACACCCGCCACGCGGCGATTGGTGCGCGAGCGGGTGATGCAAACGCTGTATGCCCACGAGCTTGGCCGTGAGCATGGCGGGGAACCAGTGGAGTTTTTGGCAATGCAGATTGTGCAGCCAGAATTGAAAGGCGACAGCGTGCTGATGGAGTTTGCCCAGGACCTGCTGCGTCGGGTTGTCAACAATCTTACCGAGCTTGATGCCATCATCCGTTCGCTGGCGGAGAATTGGGACTTTTCCCGGATTGCCCCCATTGATAAAGTTCTGCTTCGGATGGCGATTACCGAGATTCTGTACTTCCCCGAAATCCCTGCCCGCGTCACGATTAACGAGGTGATTGAAATCGCCAAACGCTACTCCACCGATAAATCGGGGATATTCCTGAATGGTGTGTTGGATGGTGTGATAGCCAAACTGAAAAAAGAAGGCCGCTTCAAAAAATCGGGGCGGGGATTGCTCGATCACGAATAA
- a CDS encoding cation:proton antiporter — MHGHTDLLASIGICVAAAAVLAFLAHRTKQPLILAYLLAGVLIGPEVGFKLVEDRDSIHTVAEIGLILLLFIIGLEIDLKKLLAAGKAVIFPGIFQFPITVGLGLGFFALLGYGMGQGNFSLLYLAICVGLSSTMIVVKLLYDKFELDTLPGRITLGVLVFQDIWAILVLALQPNLLNPELLPLLKSVGMGILLVAVALGASKYVLPALFKSVAKSPEIVLVASLAWCFILAGAANYAGLSREMGALIAGVSISTFPYNLDVIAKVLSIRDFFVTLFFVALGMQIPIPTAEMIIVALAASLFLILTRFFSVFPILYRLRMGHRVSIIPSINLAQISEFAIVIASLGLAFQHIDSGIVSIIIFIFAFTSVGSTYLIGYSHRLQGTISGWMKRIGLKDLDDGNPNAHEEEEGSHAERSIIMLGFFRQASALLHELEKQSSDDGRSPLVEKLLVIDFNPQVINELNRRGVACLYGDVAHMDTLQHAHIDHADLVLSTIPDTILKGTNNTRILRTARQLCPHAAVIVAADRISQALQLYEAGADFVFEVHVYSASQMAGVIEQGLREGFEDLRAAALEELRQRNEVLG; from the coding sequence ATGCACGGACACACCGACCTTCTTGCCAGCATTGGCATCTGCGTGGCTGCCGCCGCAGTGCTTGCGTTCCTTGCCCACCGAACCAAACAACCGCTGATCCTTGCCTACCTGCTTGCCGGGGTGCTGATTGGCCCAGAGGTTGGGTTCAAATTGGTGGAGGACCGCGACAGCATCCACACCGTTGCCGAGATTGGATTGATCTTGCTGCTGTTCATCATCGGGTTGGAGATTGACCTGAAGAAACTGCTTGCCGCCGGCAAAGCCGTAATCTTTCCCGGCATCTTTCAGTTCCCAATCACTGTGGGGCTGGGGTTGGGGTTCTTTGCGCTGTTGGGGTATGGAATGGGCCAAGGGAACTTCAGCCTTCTCTACTTGGCGATTTGCGTGGGCCTAAGCAGCACCATGATTGTGGTGAAACTCCTGTACGACAAGTTCGAGCTTGACACCCTGCCCGGGCGCATCACCCTGGGGGTGCTGGTGTTCCAGGACATCTGGGCAATCCTTGTTCTGGCCCTGCAGCCGAACTTGCTGAACCCAGAATTGCTCCCGCTGCTGAAGTCCGTTGGCATGGGGATTTTGCTGGTGGCGGTGGCGCTGGGGGCAAGCAAGTATGTGCTTCCGGCACTCTTCAAATCGGTGGCAAAGTCGCCGGAGATTGTGCTGGTGGCCTCGCTGGCGTGGTGCTTCATTTTGGCGGGCGCGGCAAACTACGCGGGCCTCTCGCGGGAGATGGGAGCGTTGATTGCGGGGGTCAGCATCAGCACCTTCCCGTACAACTTGGACGTGATCGCCAAGGTCCTCAGCATCCGCGATTTCTTCGTGACCCTCTTCTTTGTGGCGTTGGGGATGCAGATCCCGATCCCAACTGCCGAGATGATTATCGTGGCGTTGGCGGCTTCGCTCTTCCTGATCCTCACCCGTTTCTTCAGCGTCTTCCCAATCCTGTACCGCCTGAGAATGGGCCACCGGGTCAGCATCATTCCTTCCATCAACTTGGCGCAGATCAGCGAGTTCGCCATTGTGATTGCCTCGCTGGGGTTGGCCTTCCAGCATATTGATAGCGGCATCGTCAGCATCATCATTTTCATCTTTGCCTTCACCTCCGTTGGCTCCACCTACCTGATTGGCTACAGCCACCGGTTGCAGGGAACAATCTCCGGCTGGATGAAACGCATTGGCCTGAAAGACCTGGACGACGGCAACCCGAACGCCCACGAGGAGGAAGAAGGAAGCCACGCCGAACGGTCCATCATTATGCTTGGATTTTTCCGCCAAGCCAGCGCGCTGTTGCATGAGTTGGAGAAGCAATCAAGCGATGACGGGCGAAGCCCACTGGTGGAGAAGTTGCTGGTGATTGACTTCAACCCGCAGGTGATTAACGAGCTGAACCGGCGCGGCGTGGCCTGCCTGTACGGCGACGTTGCCCACATGGACACGCTGCAACACGCCCATATTGACCACGCCGACCTTGTCCTTTCCACCATCCCCGACACCATCCTGAAAGGGACCAACAACACCCGGATTTTGCGGACAGCACGCCAGCTATGCCCCCACGCAGCGGTGATTGTTGCTGCCGACCGCATCAGCCAAGCGTTGCAACTGTACGAAGCTGGTGCCGATTTTGTGTTCGAGGTTCACGTCTATTCCGCTTCGCAAATGGCAGGGGTGATTGAGCAGGGCCTGCGCGAAGGGTTCGAGGATTTGCGTGCAGCGGCATTGGAAGAACTGCGCCAACGGAACGAGGTGCTGGGATAA
- a CDS encoding DUF4071 domain-containing protein — translation MPSTPHTAGTDLLNQEWLERIIALAEQLVRSAPQLWVAESVIARDHPSHYQSEADLYDDLDEEERAQAVARAVDALRAVVALGYTLQPQANDHKEEEPEAEEPNIILEQLAQSSAGNLGSLLALWRARKTEQWARYPNIYRILGKRILDLGEPILAYDVVSEGLEYWPTDVRMRQLNALALSRSGATDKANAILLQLHQEGNTDEETLGLLARTHKDLWQQARDPEERQRQLQQSFGYYFQAYRLNRGYYTGINAATVALLANDTDHARTIAQEVHQMCMQEYESSADAANNYWLIATLAEAALIHGDIEEAGGWYGQAAQLGRGKYGNLNSTRRNAWLIMDHLQLDRHIIDQYFQLPTVVVFAGHMIDREDRPIPRFPPELEGPVKQAIRERLIALNCGIGYSSLACGSDILFQEAVLEIGGEAHVVLPYNRKNFIEDSVGYRPEGNWEARFDRICREATEVQTASLQKMMGGSMSFEYTNLLLHGLATIRSEQLQTRLVPFAVWDGKNGDGVGGTASSIDHWRLAGRDIEIRPLSKVVFKGVQNYGWRR, via the coding sequence ATGCCATCAACTCCCCATACCGCCGGCACCGATCTGCTGAACCAGGAATGGCTTGAGCGGATCATCGCACTTGCCGAACAGCTGGTTCGCTCGGCACCCCAGCTGTGGGTGGCGGAATCGGTTATTGCCAGGGATCACCCTTCCCACTACCAATCCGAAGCCGATCTGTACGACGACCTTGATGAGGAGGAACGCGCCCAAGCCGTTGCCCGCGCCGTTGATGCTTTGCGTGCAGTGGTGGCGCTGGGCTACACGCTGCAGCCGCAAGCCAATGACCACAAGGAGGAGGAGCCGGAGGCCGAGGAGCCGAACATTATTCTGGAGCAGCTTGCGCAATCTTCGGCGGGGAATTTGGGGTCGTTGCTGGCGTTATGGCGTGCGCGGAAAACGGAGCAATGGGCGCGCTACCCGAACATCTACCGGATTCTTGGCAAGCGAATTCTTGACCTTGGCGAACCGATCCTTGCCTACGATGTCGTCAGCGAGGGGCTGGAGTATTGGCCCACCGATGTGCGAATGCGCCAACTGAACGCGCTGGCACTTTCCCGCAGCGGAGCAACCGACAAAGCCAACGCCATACTGCTGCAACTGCATCAGGAAGGAAACACCGACGAGGAGACCCTGGGGCTGCTTGCCCGAACCCACAAAGACCTGTGGCAACAAGCCCGGGACCCAGAAGAACGGCAACGGCAGTTGCAGCAATCGTTCGGGTACTATTTCCAAGCCTACCGATTGAACCGCGGCTACTACACCGGAATTAACGCTGCAACCGTTGCGCTGCTGGCCAACGATACGGACCACGCCCGGACGATAGCGCAGGAAGTTCACCAGATGTGCATGCAGGAGTACGAAAGCTCCGCCGATGCCGCCAATAACTACTGGCTGATTGCCACCCTTGCCGAAGCCGCGCTGATTCATGGAGACATCGAAGAAGCGGGCGGATGGTACGGCCAAGCCGCCCAGCTTGGCCGCGGGAAGTACGGGAATCTGAACAGCACGCGCCGCAACGCCTGGCTGATTATGGACCACTTGCAGCTGGACCGCCACATCATTGACCAGTATTTCCAGCTGCCCACCGTTGTGGTGTTTGCCGGCCACATGATTGACCGTGAGGACCGCCCAATCCCCCGGTTCCCGCCGGAGCTGGAGGGGCCAGTAAAACAAGCAATCCGCGAGCGGCTGATTGCCTTGAACTGCGGTATCGGCTACTCATCGCTGGCGTGTGGGTCGGACATTCTGTTCCAAGAAGCGGTGCTGGAGATTGGGGGCGAGGCCCACGTGGTGCTTCCCTACAACCGGAAAAATTTCATTGAAGACAGCGTGGGCTATCGGCCCGAAGGGAATTGGGAGGCACGGTTCGACCGCATCTGCCGCGAAGCAACCGAGGTGCAAACAGCGTCGCTGCAAAAGATGATGGGGGGAAGCATGTCGTTCGAGTACACCAACCTTCTGCTGCATGGATTGGCCACCATCCGGTCCGAGCAGTTGCAAACGCGGCTTGTTCCGTTTGCGGTGTGGGATGGGAAAAACGGCGATGGGGTTGGCGGCACCGCCAGCAGCATTGACCACTGGCGGTTGGCAGGGCGGGATATTGAGATTAGACCTCTTTCAAAAGTAGTTTTCAAGGGAGTTCAAAATTATGGATGGCGGCGATGA
- a CDS encoding transposase, producing the protein MKTQVAMALGSRRILKTEFGVGSQHDFSLLKQCVGRGYKRLLGSGSCWMADLGYLGLSKIQSNVWLPHKRRKGVALGDWEKEENREHSRKRIVIEHVFGRLKVFKIIAEKYRNRRKRFDVRFNLIAAIHNFELP; encoded by the coding sequence ATCAAGACGCAGGTAGCCATGGCGTTGGGAAGTCGTCGGATCCTCAAGACAGAGTTTGGGGTTGGAAGCCAGCATGATTTCTCGTTATTGAAGCAGTGTGTGGGTCGGGGGTATAAGCGATTGTTGGGGAGTGGGAGTTGTTGGATGGCGGATTTGGGATATCTGGGGTTATCGAAGATCCAGAGCAACGTATGGTTGCCGCACAAGCGGCGGAAGGGGGTAGCATTAGGGGATTGGGAGAAGGAGGAGAATCGTGAGCATTCGCGGAAGCGGATCGTGATTGAGCATGTGTTTGGTCGGTTAAAGGTGTTCAAGATCATAGCGGAGAAGTATCGAAATCGTCGCAAGCGATTTGATGTGAGATTCAACCTCATCGCCGCCATCCATAATTTTGAACTCCCTTGA
- a CDS encoding transposase family protein, whose product MRYAEICDRSPEQFRRLTGVLPTTFEAMLKVIRAARREFGRPPKLVLADQLLLTLLYWREYRAQYHLAADFGISEPTCGRIIRRVEDELTQSKEFQLPQRPQPRGGDIEFAVIVIDATESPIERPKKSKGSTTAGSVDATQSRRR is encoded by the coding sequence ATGCGCTACGCAGAGATTTGTGATCGTTCACCGGAACAATTTCGACGCTTAACGGGTGTGTTGCCGACAACCTTCGAGGCAATGCTCAAGGTCATTCGTGCAGCACGGCGAGAGTTTGGTCGCCCACCGAAACTGGTGTTGGCCGATCAGCTGTTGTTGACGCTGCTGTATTGGCGGGAGTATCGAGCGCAATATCACCTTGCAGCGGATTTTGGGATCAGCGAACCGACCTGCGGCCGGATCATTCGGCGAGTGGAGGATGAACTCACCCAGAGCAAAGAGTTTCAATTGCCGCAGCGTCCGCAGCCGCGAGGCGGGGACATAGAATTTGCCGTGATCGTGATCGATGCGACAGAAAGCCCGATTGAACGGCCAAAAAAAAGCAAAGGGAGTACTACAGCGGGAAGCGTGGATGCCACACAATCAAGACGCAGGTAG
- a CDS encoding diheme cytochrome c-553 translates to MPAHTTTKGNIRDMIATAIILTCFALVTAAMVSCGKAETGESKATQQTTATTPTPDSASQHASRIERGKYLVTISGCNDCHTPVKMGPKGPEKDMARMLAGHPEEVVLPTPPKIDGPWGMMSAAMTGTAYAGPWGITYAMNLTPDTTTGLGNWSEQIFMLAIREGKHFGGSRPIMPPMPWDVYKHMTDEDLKSVFAYLKSIPPVKNKVPEYMPPQGPMASK, encoded by the coding sequence ATGCCAGCACACACCACCACAAAAGGGAATATCCGAGACATGATTGCCACAGCGATCATTCTTACTTGCTTCGCGCTTGTCACGGCCGCAATGGTTAGCTGCGGCAAAGCAGAAACGGGGGAAAGCAAGGCCACACAACAAACAACTGCCACAACCCCCACCCCAGACTCCGCAAGCCAACACGCTTCCCGCATCGAGCGCGGAAAGTACTTGGTCACGATTAGCGGCTGCAACGATTGCCACACGCCAGTGAAAATGGGCCCGAAAGGGCCGGAGAAGGATATGGCCAGAATGTTAGCCGGCCACCCAGAGGAAGTCGTACTTCCAACACCACCAAAAATTGATGGCCCATGGGGGATGATGTCCGCCGCGATGACCGGAACCGCTTACGCCGGGCCATGGGGCATCACCTACGCCATGAACCTAACCCCCGACACCACTACCGGGCTTGGAAACTGGAGCGAGCAGATCTTCATGCTGGCGATAAGAGAAGGGAAGCACTTCGGTGGATCGCGCCCGATTATGCCGCCGATGCCGTGGGATGTTTACAAGCATATGACCGACGAGGATTTGAAATCGGTGTTCGCCTATCTGAAGTCAATCCCTCCGGTTAAAAACAAGGTTCCGGAATACATGCCGCCACAGGGGCCAATGGCAAGCAAGTAA
- a CDS encoding T9SS type A sorting domain-containing protein has product MFTRILFRLLLLLGISTPMLGQWTQLPGPSGGEIRSLAVRGVSAIAINDLGKVFRSDGANWSPLNTMNALQVFCIGGAYYADDFGNLIRSTNNGQTWQETGLERSIMSIVRLQGKSNVLIASDRTALFRSTNGGIGWDSIAAFGPNNYMMDIDADGAYVYGLSTGESGAILRRIHADSTQWSNAVATYPSTNIASRMEVTDGVITIYYFNDGIFRSSDGGATWNQVNTGLPTQSFIMNDLIATHKGLFASTTHGVYKLKGETWQRVLAQRDAQLATTNSEIVGELWAATASGVLSGGDDGESWTAINAGLNVHSIKNIVAVGNAILAAAPAGIFRSTNEGMAWEQTFATPILQMVAEGNTVLALHENYGTPGLSRSSDGGITWTAATTNLPEPLLDLTGIAAADGVFYLSSGNGGSVGVWRSTDGCATWQRASAGLPTNNDQTPVPINAIAAQGTSVIAVTASAAYWSGDAGASWQASDLQIDGMSYRPVAAAAAGQFYLGNVDTLYSSADSGKTWEVEPILKDGESAILAIASVGQSAVVLSEFFVGLGEHPTAGMMWHNGGWSTFTDRLPEKTWLMSIASAGNHLFVGTWGSGLMRATTAEVLGQTSNAPGAFINTFKLAAYPNPVTADARIHFTLERPGHVVIELVNPLGTTIKTLFEGDVDAGDHAVVVDASQLPSGVWFYRLTSGGESVTEKFVKP; this is encoded by the coding sequence ATGTTCACACGAATACTGTTCCGCTTGCTACTTCTGCTTGGCATCTCCACCCCGATGTTGGGGCAATGGACGCAGCTGCCGGGTCCTTCCGGGGGCGAAATTCGCTCGCTGGCAGTGCGCGGGGTAAGCGCAATCGCCATTAACGATCTTGGCAAAGTTTTCCGCAGCGACGGCGCAAACTGGAGCCCGCTCAACACCATGAACGCCTTGCAGGTGTTCTGCATTGGCGGCGCCTACTATGCCGACGATTTCGGCAACCTGATCCGCTCCACCAACAACGGGCAGACGTGGCAGGAGACCGGCCTTGAACGCTCAATCATGAGCATCGTGCGGCTGCAAGGGAAGTCCAACGTGCTGATTGCTTCGGACCGCACGGCCCTGTTCCGCTCCACCAATGGCGGGATCGGCTGGGACTCAATCGCCGCATTTGGCCCAAACAATTACATGATGGATATTGATGCTGATGGAGCCTACGTTTACGGCCTCTCGACTGGTGAATCCGGAGCCATCCTGCGGCGAATACATGCCGACAGCACGCAATGGAGCAATGCGGTTGCCACCTACCCTTCCACCAACATTGCCTCGCGGATGGAAGTGACCGATGGGGTTATCACCATCTACTACTTCAACGATGGCATTTTCCGCAGCTCCGACGGCGGGGCCACGTGGAACCAGGTCAACACCGGATTGCCAACCCAGTCGTTCATCATGAACGACTTGATTGCCACACACAAAGGGCTGTTTGCTTCCACCACGCATGGGGTCTATAAACTGAAAGGGGAAACATGGCAGCGGGTGCTGGCCCAGCGCGACGCGCAGCTTGCCACCACCAACAGCGAGATCGTTGGCGAACTGTGGGCCGCCACCGCCAGCGGTGTGTTAAGCGGGGGCGATGATGGAGAATCCTGGACCGCAATCAACGCTGGGTTGAATGTTCATTCCATCAAGAATATTGTTGCTGTGGGGAATGCAATCCTGGCCGCCGCACCCGCCGGAATCTTCCGCAGCACCAACGAAGGAATGGCGTGGGAGCAGACGTTTGCCACCCCAATCCTTCAGATGGTTGCCGAAGGGAACACGGTGCTGGCGCTGCACGAGAACTACGGCACCCCGGGCCTATCCCGTTCCAGCGATGGCGGCATCACCTGGACCGCCGCCACCACCAACCTTCCCGAACCGCTGCTGGACCTTACCGGTATTGCCGCCGCCGATGGAGTCTTCTACCTCTCCTCAGGCAACGGCGGAAGCGTGGGGGTTTGGCGTTCCACCGATGGCTGCGCAACGTGGCAACGTGCCTCGGCAGGGCTGCCCACCAACAACGACCAAACCCCGGTCCCCATTAACGCCATTGCTGCCCAGGGAACAAGCGTGATTGCCGTCACCGCGTCGGCAGCCTACTGGTCCGGCGATGCAGGGGCAAGCTGGCAAGCAAGCGATTTGCAGATTGATGGAATGTCCTACCGCCCGGTTGCCGCCGCCGCTGCGGGGCAATTCTACTTGGGCAACGTTGACACGTTGTACAGCTCCGCCGACAGCGGAAAAACGTGGGAGGTGGAGCCGATCCTGAAGGATGGTGAATCCGCAATCCTTGCGATTGCTTCGGTTGGCCAGTCGGCAGTGGTGCTTTCGGAGTTCTTTGTGGGATTGGGGGAGCACCCCACCGCGGGAATGATGTGGCACAACGGAGGATGGTCCACCTTCACCGACCGGCTGCCGGAAAAAACATGGCTGATGAGCATTGCCAGCGCCGGAAACCACTTGTTTGTGGGCACCTGGGGAAGCGGCCTGATGCGCGCCACCACTGCCGAGGTTCTTGGCCAAACAAGCAACGCGCCGGGGGCGTTCATCAACACGTTCAAACTTGCGGCCTACCCCAACCCGGTCACTGCCGATGCCCGCATCCATTTCACGCTGGAACGCCCGGGCCATGTGGTGATTGAGCTTGTGAACCCACTTGGCACAACCATCAAAACCTTGTTTGAAGGGGACGTTGACGCCGGGGACCATGCCGTTGTGGTTGATGCAAGCCAGCTTCCATCCGGCGTCTGGTTCTACCGGCTTACCAGCGGTGGAGAAAGCGTCACGGAGAAGTTTGTGAAGCCGTAA
- the hutU gene encoding urocanate hydratase yields MTETLPAAGGTRTSNRTVRAPRGTELTCRNWQIEAAYRMIQNNLDPEVAERPSELIVYGGLGKAARNWECFDAILESLRKLEPDQTLLVQSGKPVGVVRSHTDAPRVLIANSNLVPGWATWDQFRQLDEMGLMMYGQMTAGSWIYIGTQGILQGTYETFAACAERHFGGTLRGTLTVTAGLGGMGGAQPLAVTMNEGTVLAVEIDEWRIDKRIHDRYCDRKATNLDEALAMLQEARQRGESLSVGLLGNAAEVLPEMVRRGIIPDIVTDQTSAHDLLNGYYPAGLSKQESDALRAADPDEYLRRAAESVRAHVEAIVAMKDAGAVAFDYGNNIRAEAQKAGFGRAFEFKGFVPEYIRPLFCDGKGPFRWVALSGNPEDIYATDRAIMELFPDNAPLHRWLAMAQERIAWQGLPARICWLGYGEREKAGLLFNQMVRDGRVSAPIVIGRDHLDCGSVASPNRETEGMRDGSDAISDWPLLNFAMHAMGGATWTSFHHGGGVGMGYSQHSGMVVVADGTPEADARLSRVLTYDPAMGIFRHADAGYERAARNAQQFGINIPMLNRG; encoded by the coding sequence ATGACCGAGACACTTCCCGCCGCCGGTGGAACACGCACCAGCAACCGCACCGTTCGCGCCCCACGCGGGACCGAACTTACCTGCCGCAACTGGCAGATTGAAGCGGCCTACCGAATGATCCAAAACAACCTGGACCCCGAGGTGGCCGAACGTCCGTCCGAGCTGATTGTGTACGGAGGGTTGGGGAAGGCCGCGCGCAACTGGGAGTGTTTCGATGCCATTCTGGAATCGCTGCGGAAGCTGGAGCCGGACCAAACCTTGCTGGTGCAATCGGGGAAGCCGGTGGGCGTTGTCCGCTCCCACACCGACGCGCCCCGAGTGCTGATTGCCAACAGCAACCTTGTGCCGGGCTGGGCAACGTGGGACCAGTTCCGCCAGCTTGATGAGATGGGCCTGATGATGTACGGCCAGATGACCGCCGGAAGCTGGATCTACATTGGCACGCAGGGGATATTGCAAGGAACCTACGAGACGTTCGCTGCCTGCGCCGAACGCCACTTTGGCGGAACGCTTCGGGGAACCCTGACCGTCACCGCTGGGCTTGGCGGGATGGGGGGCGCGCAGCCGCTTGCCGTCACGATGAACGAAGGGACGGTGCTGGCGGTGGAGATTGATGAATGGCGGATTGACAAACGGATCCACGACCGCTACTGCGACCGCAAAGCCACGAACCTTGACGAAGCGTTGGCGATGCTTCAGGAGGCCCGCCAGCGTGGCGAATCGCTTTCGGTTGGCCTGCTGGGGAACGCCGCCGAGGTGCTTCCGGAAATGGTCCGGCGCGGCATCATTCCCGACATCGTCACGGACCAAACTTCTGCCCACGATTTGCTGAACGGATACTATCCTGCCGGGCTTTCCAAGCAGGAATCGGACGCGCTTCGTGCCGCCGATCCCGATGAATATCTGCGCCGCGCCGCCGAGTCGGTACGCGCCCACGTGGAGGCAATCGTTGCCATGAAAGATGCGGGGGCGGTGGCGTTCGATTACGGAAATAACATCCGTGCCGAGGCCCAGAAAGCAGGGTTTGGCCGTGCGTTCGAGTTCAAAGGGTTTGTGCCGGAATACATCCGCCCGTTGTTCTGCGACGGCAAGGGGCCGTTCCGTTGGGTGGCGCTTTCGGGCAACCCGGAGGACATTTACGCAACGGACCGGGCAATCATGGAGCTGTTCCCCGACAACGCCCCGCTCCACCGCTGGCTGGCAATGGCCCAGGAGCGGATTGCATGGCAAGGATTGCCGGCACGGATCTGTTGGCTGGGATATGGCGAGCGTGAGAAAGCGGGATTGCTCTTCAACCAGATGGTCCGCGACGGACGCGTTTCCGCGCCAATCGTTATTGGCCGCGACCATTTGGATTGCGGATCGGTTGCCAGCCCCAACCGCGAAACGGAAGGGATGCGGGATGGCTCCGATGCCATTAGCGACTGGCCATTGCTGAACTTTGCGATGCACGCAATGGGTGGGGCAACGTGGACCTCGTTCCACCACGGCGGCGGGGTTGGGATGGGGTACTCGCAGCACTCCGGAATGGTGGTGGTGGCCGACGGCACACCGGAAGCTGATGCGCGATTGTCGCGGGTGCTGACCTACGACCCCGCAATGGGGATCTTCCGCCACGCCGACGCCGGCTACGAACGCGCCGCCCGCAACGCCCAGCAATTCGGCATCAATATCCCGATGCTGAATCGGGGGTGA